Proteins co-encoded in one Acidobacteriota bacterium genomic window:
- a CDS encoding nodulation protein NfeD — protein sequence MRAFAPTRVPAFLLLLFLCLASAQGEPTVIKLTLHDTIQPISAGYIQRGLDEARRTNASAVLISLGTPGGLLDSTRTIVQSIEQSSVPVIVYVSPAGSRAGSAGFFILEAADVAAMAPGTNAGAAHPIIEGRQLDPILKEKVENDAAAFLRSYASRRGRNTTAGEDAIRSSKSYSDEEALKLNLIDLTAPNDASLLRQLDGRQIRRLDGSTQVLHLAGAAISVFRPSLRERILGRLANPDLAVLVLVIGALLIYLEFNVPGTIVPGTLGTLFVLLALFGLNLLPIHHTSVFLLVAAMALIVLEAKFASHGILALAGTIALVFGLATLVDGPIPEQRVHTSTAVALGLGFGIISFALAFIAFKARRNKVLTGPQAMIGSVAMVRTPLAPAGQVEVRGEIWQARLLDPASAPAPIGATVRIRAVEDLMLLVEP from the coding sequence ATGAGAGCCTTCGCGCCAACCCGCGTACCGGCGTTCCTTCTTCTGTTGTTCCTCTGCCTGGCGTCAGCGCAGGGCGAGCCTACTGTAATTAAGCTCACGCTTCACGACACCATCCAGCCCATCTCCGCCGGTTACATTCAGCGCGGTCTCGACGAGGCTCGCCGAACAAACGCATCAGCCGTGCTGATCTCGCTCGGCACTCCCGGCGGTTTGCTCGACTCCACCCGGACGATCGTTCAGTCCATCGAACAATCGTCCGTGCCGGTCATCGTCTACGTCTCGCCTGCGGGCAGCCGTGCTGGCTCCGCCGGCTTCTTCATTCTTGAAGCAGCCGACGTTGCTGCCATGGCGCCCGGGACCAACGCCGGAGCCGCGCATCCCATCATCGAAGGACGCCAGCTCGATCCCATACTCAAGGAAAAGGTTGAGAACGATGCAGCAGCGTTTCTCCGCTCCTATGCCTCACGCCGGGGCAGAAACACTACCGCAGGCGAAGACGCCATCCGCAGCTCCAAGTCGTACAGCGATGAGGAGGCGCTGAAGCTGAACCTGATCGACCTCACCGCTCCCAACGATGCCTCGCTGCTTCGCCAGCTCGACGGCCGGCAGATACGTCGCCTCGACGGCTCCACGCAGGTATTGCATCTGGCTGGCGCGGCGATCAGTGTCTTTCGACCCTCACTGCGCGAACGCATCCTCGGCCGTCTGGCCAATCCTGACCTCGCGGTGCTCGTCCTCGTTATCGGCGCGTTGTTGATCTATCTGGAGTTCAACGTTCCGGGCACCATCGTCCCAGGTACGCTCGGGACCTTGTTTGTCCTGCTGGCGCTCTTCGGCCTGAACCTGCTGCCCATTCATCACACATCGGTCTTTCTACTGGTCGCCGCAATGGCGCTTATCGTTCTTGAGGCGAAGTTCGCGAGCCACGGCATACTCGCGCTTGCTGGAACCATCGCACTGGTCTTCGGCCTGGCCACGTTGGTCGATGGTCCCATCCCGGAGCAGCGCGTTCACACCTCGACCGCCGTCGCGCTGGGGCTCGGCTTTGGCATCATCTCATTTGCATTGGCATTCATCGCCTTCAAGGCAAGACGGAACAAGGTCCTTACCGGACCGCAGGCCATGATCGGTTCTGTGGCCATGGTCCGTACACCTCTTGCGCCGGCTGGGCAGGTCGAGGTACGCGGCGAGATATGGCAGGCCCGCCTTCTCGACCCGGCATCGGCACCGGCACCCATCGGGGCAACAGTGCGCATCCGCGCTGTGGAAGACCTTATGTTGCTCGTCGAACCCTGA
- a CDS encoding tetratricopeptide repeat protein, producing the protein MVCASFFAQAQPDQATDATAAIAGRVVLVLPFDNRSGQQDLGWIGESFPDTLNQRFNSAGFLTISRDDRQYALDHLGLPPDFRPTRATTIRIAQTLDANYVVIGSYNVARGRISVQSQVLDVNNLHMSSPLEDSSELTRLFDVQNAIAWKIARAMDPRFNVAEQTFLATPGQVKLSSFENYIRGISAATPQERIKRLQLAVQESPTYAAALLALGKSQYIERDYDHAATTLARIPASDRRALEANFYLGLARFNSARYADAEKAFAFVATRLPLPEVINNQAVASSRQGHNATALFERAVAADPNDADYHYNLAVSLLRQSNFTRAQTEVAQTLRLRPNDAEAQELKALISFGRPPAPIALPSPKPAATGSATAAKPAASSSSTFEPLERIRRTYSEASFRQAAFQLDQMRAARMATLPPAQQVAQYVQLGRDYLAQGLVPEAEQEFQSALAINSSSAEARAGLAQVRELSGDTAAARKEAQASLQLAANATAYLVLARLELHDNQIAASAANVSKALKLEPNNTAALGMKQALAARGQSLP; encoded by the coding sequence CTGGTGTGCGCGTCTTTTTTTGCTCAAGCGCAGCCGGACCAAGCCACTGACGCTACAGCAGCCATCGCGGGACGCGTCGTTCTTGTGCTTCCCTTCGACAATCGTTCAGGCCAACAGGATCTCGGTTGGATTGGCGAGTCCTTCCCCGACACGCTGAACCAGCGTTTCAACTCTGCCGGGTTCCTTACCATCTCGCGGGACGACCGCCAGTACGCGCTCGACCATCTTGGCCTGCCACCCGACTTTCGTCCTACGCGCGCCACAACCATTCGCATTGCGCAGACACTCGATGCGAACTACGTCGTCATCGGCAGCTACAACGTGGCACGCGGACGCATCTCCGTTCAATCGCAGGTCCTCGATGTCAACAACCTGCACATGTCGTCGCCGCTTGAAGACTCCAGCGAACTGACGCGGCTCTTCGATGTACAGAACGCCATCGCCTGGAAGATCGCCCGCGCGATGGATCCTCGATTCAATGTTGCGGAACAGACCTTCCTTGCCACGCCGGGACAGGTCAAGCTCAGTTCTTTTGAGAACTACATTCGCGGCATCTCTGCCGCTACGCCACAGGAGCGCATCAAGCGGCTTCAGCTTGCCGTTCAGGAGTCGCCCACCTATGCCGCGGCACTGCTGGCGCTTGGCAAGTCGCAGTACATTGAACGCGACTACGATCACGCCGCTACAACTCTTGCGCGAATCCCGGCATCCGACCGGCGCGCGCTCGAAGCAAACTTTTACCTGGGCCTCGCGCGATTCAACTCCGCCCGCTATGCCGACGCCGAAAAGGCCTTCGCATTCGTGGCGACGCGCCTTCCCCTGCCCGAGGTCATCAACAATCAGGCTGTAGCCTCAAGCCGTCAGGGCCACAATGCGACCGCTCTGTTTGAACGCGCCGTAGCAGCAGATCCCAACGACGCGGACTACCACTACAACCTCGCCGTCTCGCTGCTGCGTCAGAGCAACTTTACGCGCGCTCAAACTGAGGTTGCGCAGACCCTCCGCCTTCGTCCGAACGACGCAGAAGCCCAGGAGTTGAAGGCGCTGATCTCCTTCGGGCGCCCACCGGCTCCAATCGCGCTTCCTTCACCGAAACCGGCGGCCACTGGTTCTGCAACCGCCGCCAAACCTGCGGCATCTTCGAGCTCTACCTTCGAGCCGCTGGAACGAATTCGCCGCACTTACTCGGAGGCATCTTTCCGCCAAGCTGCCTTCCAGCTCGACCAGATGCGCGCGGCCCGTATGGCAACACTTCCTCCAGCGCAGCAGGTGGCACAGTACGTGCAACTTGGGCGAGATTATCTCGCTCAGGGACTCGTGCCGGAAGCGGAGCAGGAGTTCCAATCCGCGCTCGCCATCAACTCCTCCAGCGCCGAAGCCCGCGCCGGTCTCGCGCAGGTGCGCGAGTTGAGCGGCGATACTGCTGCGGCGCGTAAAGAGGCGCAGGCGTCTCTCCAGCTTGCTGCCAACGCCACGGCGTACCTGGTGCTTGCGCGTCTTGAGCTTCACGACAACCAGATCGCGGCCTCCGCCGCCAACGTCAGCAAGGCCCTTAAGCTCGAACCCAACAATACCGCCGCACTCGGTATGAAACAGGCTTTAGCCGCGCGCGGCCAGAGCCTGCCATGA
- a CDS encoding alkaline phosphatase family protein, with translation MLHRVTAALAVSVLVGACCASMTAQPSGRKVVVISLDAFGAESLHDPQLPAPTLHRLMKMGAYATSMKPINPTVTWPNHTSMVSGVNASRHHVIVNGLIVNQRTDTPPKIEPHTPRAELVAVPTVYDAAHKAGLVTAEVDWVAIEKADGITWRFTEYSDPHGPIERDLVQQGAMTEEQLAHFNKPSQAWRDRIYTLAAVDIIKKHHPDLMLLHLLALDSIEHQTGYGNDSGRNTIAFLDDRVKDVIDAVREAGDLDRTTFLIVSDHGQMSVHKHLNANLLLRQSGLQGASSVNPTFAIPEGGYALLYQKHATEESTDALKALFAGKAGVRAALTPTEASKDGWPTPAETNQAPDLLLYAENGYAFSGNADQFAVDAKETGAHGYPNTEPLMKEIFIAAGAGIENKGEIAEFNNVDIAPTIARLLNISLTNVDGKPLTEILSAK, from the coding sequence ATGTTGCATCGTGTAACTGCGGCTCTTGCTGTATCGGTATTGGTAGGTGCCTGCTGCGCCAGTATGACTGCGCAGCCTTCAGGGCGAAAGGTTGTCGTGATAAGCCTTGATGCGTTTGGCGCGGAGAGCCTTCACGATCCCCAACTGCCCGCGCCAACGCTGCACCGCCTGATGAAGATGGGAGCCTATGCAACGTCGATGAAGCCGATCAACCCGACGGTGACCTGGCCGAACCATACATCGATGGTCTCCGGCGTAAACGCGAGCAGGCATCATGTGATCGTCAACGGCCTGATCGTGAACCAGAGGACGGACACGCCCCCGAAGATAGAGCCGCATACTCCCCGCGCGGAGCTTGTGGCCGTGCCGACAGTCTATGACGCCGCGCACAAAGCTGGTTTGGTTACGGCTGAAGTCGACTGGGTCGCGATTGAAAAGGCCGACGGCATTACGTGGAGGTTCACCGAATACTCCGATCCGCATGGGCCTATCGAGCGGGACCTGGTACAGCAGGGCGCAATGACCGAGGAGCAGCTTGCGCACTTCAACAAGCCATCGCAGGCCTGGCGCGACCGCATCTATACGCTTGCGGCTGTGGACATTATCAAAAAGCATCATCCCGACCTGATGCTGCTGCACCTGCTGGCGCTCGACAGCATTGAGCACCAGACGGGCTACGGGAATGACTCCGGCAGGAATACGATCGCCTTCCTCGACGACCGCGTGAAAGATGTGATCGACGCCGTACGCGAGGCAGGCGACCTGGATCGCACGACGTTCCTGATCGTCTCCGATCACGGCCAGATGAGTGTGCATAAGCATCTCAATGCAAACCTTCTCTTGAGGCAGTCTGGACTCCAGGGCGCTTCATCTGTAAATCCGACGTTTGCGATTCCTGAAGGCGGCTATGCGCTGCTGTACCAGAAGCATGCGACAGAGGAGTCCACGGACGCGCTGAAGGCGTTGTTTGCGGGGAAGGCCGGGGTTCGTGCAGCGCTGACCCCAACCGAGGCGTCGAAGGATGGCTGGCCTACTCCCGCCGAGACAAATCAGGCTCCAGACCTGTTGCTCTATGCGGAGAATGGCTACGCCTTCTCGGGCAACGCAGATCAATTCGCGGTGGATGCCAAAGAGACGGGTGCTCATGGATACCCGAACACCGAGCCGCTGATGAAAGAGATATTCATCGCGGCAGGAGCGGGAATCGAAAACAAGGGTGAGATCGCCGAGTTCAACAATGTCGATATCGCGCCGACGATCGCGCGGCTGCTCAACATTTCACTGACGAACGTAGACGGCAAGCCGCTGACGGAGATACTTTCAGCGAAGTAG
- a CDS encoding glycosyltransferase family 39 protein, translating into MLYPLFFAAIYLSHITLLRLPYFWDEAGYYIPAAWDFFRTGSLIPQTTLTNAHPPLPSILLASWWHLSGFVVSGTRTLVVMIAAAALLAVFRLARSLLNTPAAIATTVLTAVYPIWFAQSTLAHADIFAAAFTLWGLALYLEPSSENQILVSGLFSLAALSKETAIVTPAALAAFEAVLLYRSRTVSMQRRAHALWIASLLSPLIPLMAWYAYHRHQTGFIFGNPEYLRYNATANFGVHRILLSLWHRLLHLAAHMNMYVPVVCAIAASFVPVKPSTPAILPRRTLAAIATILAANWVAFSVLGGALLTRYLLPMYPLVILLCVATWQRHLKQWWALAAFSGVAFLAGIWINPPYAFAPEDNLTYRDMVILHKQAISLIEHRYPQATVLSAWPATAEMSRPELGYVSHPLKVASIQNFAIDQIEQAAQDPGAYDTALLFSTKWEPQNGINLGRANRQSDAKYFDFHHDLSPSEAAALLHGEVVWQTHRKGEWAAVLRFPRAVSASLERPTRPMRLLR; encoded by the coding sequence ATGCTGTACCCGCTGTTCTTCGCAGCGATCTATCTGTCGCACATCACGCTGCTGCGGCTTCCCTACTTCTGGGACGAGGCTGGCTACTACATTCCCGCCGCGTGGGATTTTTTCCGCACAGGATCGCTGATCCCGCAGACGACGCTGACTAACGCACATCCGCCGCTGCCATCCATTCTTCTGGCTTCGTGGTGGCATCTTTCAGGATTCGTCGTCAGCGGAACGCGCACCCTGGTGGTGATGATCGCCGCAGCCGCGCTGCTGGCGGTCTTTCGCCTTGCGAGGTCGTTGCTCAACACTCCTGCCGCTATCGCGACGACCGTACTGACGGCGGTCTATCCCATTTGGTTTGCGCAGAGCACGCTGGCGCACGCCGACATCTTCGCCGCCGCGTTCACCTTGTGGGGGCTGGCCCTCTACCTCGAACCCAGCTCCGAGAACCAGATACTCGTCTCGGGCCTGTTCTCGCTCGCCGCGCTCTCAAAAGAGACGGCAATTGTAACGCCGGCTGCACTAGCGGCATTTGAAGCGGTCCTTCTCTATCGCTCGCGCACGGTCTCCATGCAACGGCGGGCACACGCACTCTGGATTGCTTCGCTTCTCTCGCCATTGATTCCTCTGATGGCCTGGTATGCATACCATCGACACCAGACGGGATTCATCTTCGGCAACCCGGAGTATCTCCGCTACAACGCCACGGCCAACTTCGGCGTACACCGCATACTGCTGTCGCTGTGGCACCGGCTGCTGCACCTTGCGGCACATATGAATATGTACGTGCCGGTGGTATGCGCGATCGCTGCATCGTTTGTCCCCGTGAAGCCGTCAACGCCAGCGATACTTCCGCGCCGCACGCTCGCGGCGATTGCGACGATACTGGCGGCAAACTGGGTCGCTTTCTCCGTGCTTGGCGGAGCGCTGCTTACGCGCTATCTCCTGCCCATGTATCCGCTCGTCATTCTTCTGTGCGTCGCCACATGGCAGAGGCATCTGAAACAGTGGTGGGCATTGGCAGCGTTCAGTGGGGTGGCTTTTCTCGCGGGCATCTGGATCAACCCGCCCTACGCCTTCGCGCCCGAAGACAACCTGACGTACCGCGACATGGTCATCCTGCATAAGCAGGCCATCTCGCTGATCGAGCATCGCTATCCCCAGGCGACGGTCCTCTCCGCATGGCCTGCAACCGCCGAGATGTCGCGCCCGGAGTTGGGCTACGTCTCTCATCCTCTGAAGGTTGCGTCCATTCAGAACTTCGCCATTGACCAGATCGAACAAGCGGCCCAGGACCCCGGGGCCTATGACACCGCACTGCTCTTCTCCACTAAATGGGAGCCGCAAAACGGAATCAACCTGGGCCGCGCGAACCGCCAGTCCGACGCAAAGTACTTCGACTTTCACCACGATCTTTCGCCGTCGGAGGCCGCAGCATTGCTACATGGAGAGGTCGTCTGGCAGACACATCGCAAAGGCGAGTGGGCCGCTGTCCTCCGTTTTCCCCGGGCCGTAAGCGCCTCGCTTGAGAGGCCAACACGGCCGATGCGGCTACTTCGCTGA
- a CDS encoding DUF3467 domain-containing protein: MSQQKSPTEPKVNLTATPDYRDGYANSVQVRMSVWDFLLVFGTMTQESADELNIKNFQGIYLSPQQAKALFNVLGSNLAQYEQTFGTITLDQQLPQPGGPVH, translated from the coding sequence ATGAGCCAGCAAAAATCGCCTACAGAACCCAAGGTCAACCTGACGGCAACGCCGGACTATAGGGACGGATACGCAAACAGCGTGCAGGTTCGCATGTCGGTATGGGATTTTCTCCTTGTCTTCGGCACGATGACGCAGGAGTCGGCCGATGAGCTGAACATAAAAAACTTTCAGGGCATCTACCTCAGCCCACAGCAGGCCAAAGCATTGTTCAACGTGCTGGGCAGCAATCTTGCTCAGTATGAGCAGACCTTCGGCACCATTACGCTCGACCAGCAACTGCCTCAGCCCGGCGGACCAGTCCACTAA
- a CDS encoding Do family serine endopeptidase, with translation MSAPTNQLVAKGRKFAVPAAIAGAFTLGAAIFVGSGGVHAAAFSASPLDDHSVSALTSLDQAMESVASRVTPAVVNISVTAKSQERATMDQDQMQNLPPGFAQFFGQGGGMPQQPQLEHGIGSGVIISPDGYIVTNGHVVDGATQIKVTLHDRRVLSGKLIGVDKLTDLAVVKIDASNLPSIAWGDSSKLQPGQTVLAFGSPFGYFQFSVTRGIVSAVNRPNPYSDDARKPGGFIQTDAAINPGNSGGALVNAHGELVGINTFIISNSGSFAGAGFAIPSQIVRSTAEQLMKNGKVEHGYLGISLNDVTPDNSRFFNLDEASGAIISQVTPGSPASKGGLHRGDVISAINGQKVANGSALQVAVSQLTPGTKVNLGIRRDGKPVSLDLTLGQFQKNTDVASNDDSGGSQSGKLGLAVSDLTSDAKQQINAPDQLSGAIVQSVRPGSPAEDAGLQPGDVIMEVDRKPTASANQFVNQVHQNASGKDLLLLVWSKGNASYRTIHPEGQNG, from the coding sequence ATGTCCGCACCAACTAATCAATTAGTAGCAAAAGGAAGGAAGTTCGCAGTACCGGCTGCAATTGCCGGGGCCTTCACCCTGGGGGCCGCGATCTTTGTCGGCAGTGGAGGCGTTCATGCCGCTGCATTCTCCGCCTCTCCGCTCGACGACCACAGCGTCTCGGCACTGACGTCGCTCGACCAGGCGATGGAGTCGGTAGCATCGCGCGTGACTCCGGCTGTGGTCAATATCTCGGTCACGGCAAAGAGCCAGGAGCGGGCGACGATGGATCAGGACCAGATGCAAAATCTTCCTCCCGGCTTTGCACAGTTCTTTGGCCAGGGTGGCGGAATGCCGCAGCAGCCGCAGTTGGAGCACGGCATCGGCAGCGGCGTCATCATATCGCCCGATGGATATATCGTCACAAACGGCCATGTCGTCGACGGAGCGACGCAGATCAAGGTCACGCTTCATGACCGGCGGGTGCTGTCGGGAAAGCTGATCGGCGTCGATAAGCTGACCGACCTCGCTGTGGTAAAGATCGATGCAAGCAATCTGCCCAGCATCGCCTGGGGAGACTCCTCGAAGCTTCAGCCCGGCCAGACTGTTCTTGCCTTCGGCAGTCCATTTGGATACTTCCAGTTCTCCGTCACGCGCGGAATCGTAAGCGCGGTCAACCGGCCGAATCCTTATTCGGACGATGCGCGTAAGCCTGGCGGATTTATCCAGACCGACGCCGCGATCAATCCCGGCAACTCCGGCGGCGCTCTGGTCAACGCGCATGGCGAGCTTGTTGGAATCAACACCTTCATCATCTCGAACAGCGGATCCTTCGCCGGCGCCGGTTTCGCGATTCCATCGCAGATCGTCCGCTCGACGGCTGAGCAGCTTATGAAGAACGGCAAGGTGGAACATGGATATCTCGGCATCAGCCTGAACGATGTAACGCCCGACAACTCGCGCTTCTTCAACCTTGATGAGGCCTCGGGAGCGATCATCTCGCAGGTCACTCCGGGGTCGCCCGCGAGCAAGGGTGGGCTGCACCGCGGCGACGTGATCTCCGCGATCAATGGACAGAAGGTTGCCAATGGAAGTGCGTTGCAGGTGGCGGTAAGCCAGTTGACTCCAGGCACAAAGGTCAATCTGGGCATACGCCGCGACGGCAAGCCGGTGTCGCTGGACCTGACCTTAGGGCAGTTTCAGAAGAACACGGACGTAGCCAGCAACGACGATAGCGGCGGGTCGCAGAGCGGAAAGCTGGGATTGGCCGTCAGCGACCTTACTTCCGATGCAAAGCAGCAGATCAACGCTCCCGATCAACTGAGCGGAGCTATCGTTCAGAGCGTTCGTCCTGGCAGCCCTGCAGAAGATGCTGGGTTGCAGCCGGGCGATGTCATCATGGAGGTCGATCGCAAGCCGACGGCCTCTGCCAACCAGTTCGTGAACCAGGTGCACCAGAACGCTTCGGGCAAAGACCTGCTTCTGCTGGTCTGGTCGAAGGGCAATGCAAGCTATCGCACCATCCATCCTGAAGGACAGAACGGATAG
- a CDS encoding M56 family metallopeptidase: MVHLFETALQYSAAAASSLVNAVVEGVLLTVCVGVVLYLCPRLKPSIRFVIWAAVMLAAVAFHLVPLRTGGGPSIAASANIFHINAYWGVAIVAVWSTVALSRITGLIRSAVSLRRIAAGASPVVPDAACEVLLRGARRRATLCTSTEVDRPSVAGFFRPRILLPQSIDAQLSSQEREQIVLHEMEHLRRWDDWTNLVQKIGLALFPLNPALNWIERRLCMERELACDDCVLAATSAHKAYASCLTNLAEQSLLRRNISLALGAWGRRPELVHRVQRILSRPVGTMGRTAGYAVAGVFLAGLTVGAVSLTRMPALVSFSAPTASVALAPSAISSAEIVLPATRDEKPSATLVKAVMPQKSSTNAVDRKRSHRAPVVKNIVHRQHKPEPQDLLILTGSDMQFAQPRLTLTISERTGSAYAAVPVGNGWLVIQL; encoded by the coding sequence ATGGTGCATCTGTTTGAAACCGCGTTGCAGTATTCCGCAGCGGCAGCCTCTTCTCTGGTTAACGCCGTTGTCGAAGGCGTATTGCTTACCGTCTGCGTAGGCGTTGTGCTGTATCTATGCCCGCGTCTCAAGCCTTCCATCCGCTTCGTCATCTGGGCTGCCGTTATGCTTGCGGCAGTCGCATTTCATCTTGTGCCCCTCAGGACAGGGGGCGGGCCATCGATTGCCGCTTCCGCGAATATCTTTCACATCAACGCGTATTGGGGAGTGGCCATTGTGGCGGTATGGTCGACCGTTGCCCTCTCCCGTATCACAGGCCTTATCCGAAGCGCTGTTTCACTGCGGCGCATCGCAGCCGGAGCCTCTCCCGTTGTTCCTGACGCGGCTTGTGAGGTATTGCTTCGCGGCGCGCGCAGGCGGGCAACTCTGTGCACCTCAACCGAGGTCGACAGGCCAAGCGTAGCCGGGTTCTTTCGTCCACGCATTCTGCTTCCGCAGAGTATCGACGCGCAGCTCTCGTCGCAGGAGCGCGAACAGATCGTTCTGCATGAGATGGAACATCTTCGGCGCTGGGACGACTGGACGAACCTTGTGCAGAAGATCGGTCTCGCCCTGTTTCCGCTGAACCCCGCGCTCAACTGGATCGAGCGGCGGCTCTGCATGGAACGCGAGCTTGCCTGCGACGACTGTGTGCTGGCCGCCACATCGGCCCACAAGGCTTATGCCTCCTGCCTCACCAACCTTGCCGAGCAATCGTTGCTGCGCCGGAACATCTCACTTGCACTGGGAGCGTGGGGAAGAAGGCCGGAGCTGGTCCATCGCGTTCAGCGCATTCTGTCGAGACCTGTCGGCACCATGGGGCGCACCGCGGGGTATGCAGTAGCCGGAGTCTTTCTGGCAGGACTGACGGTTGGGGCAGTGTCACTGACTCGAATGCCCGCACTGGTCAGCTTCTCCGCTCCGACTGCCTCGGTTGCTCTCGCGCCGTCCGCGATATCGTCAGCAGAGATCGTTCTACCCGCCACACGCGACGAGAAGCCTTCGGCAACGTTGGTGAAAGCAGTGATGCCGCAAAAGTCCTCGACGAACGCTGTTGATCGCAAGCGTTCGCATCGCGCTCCGGTTGTCAAAAACATCGTTCATCGTCAGCACAAACCTGAGCCGCAGGACCTGCTCATACTTACCGGATCGGATATGCAATTTGCTCAGCCGCGCCTGACACTCACGATCTCGGAGAGAACAGGGTCCGCCTATGCAGCCGTTCCTGTTGGAAACGGCTGGCTGGTCATTCAACTTTAA
- a CDS encoding BlaI/MecI/CopY family transcriptional regulator, whose translation MPPKRSNTLTEAELRLMKILWERGESAVSDLVSGLSDTVPLAYTSVLTTIRILEKKGYVRHRQDGRAFLYSPCVAENDASISEVRQLLQRFFDNSRERLLLSLLGDDEITPDEIKRLKEAIANAPDEPAEEF comes from the coding sequence ATGCCGCCGAAGAGATCCAACACGCTGACGGAAGCGGAACTTCGACTGATGAAGATTCTGTGGGAGAGAGGCGAATCCGCCGTATCCGATCTCGTATCAGGTCTGTCGGATACGGTTCCGCTCGCCTACACGTCGGTCCTGACGACGATCCGCATTCTTGAGAAAAAAGGTTATGTGCGCCACCGCCAGGATGGACGCGCCTTTCTCTACAGCCCCTGCGTTGCCGAAAACGATGCCAGCATATCGGAGGTGCGGCAATTGTTGCAACGCTTCTTCGACAACTCGCGCGAGCGCCTGCTGCTTTCGCTGCTTGGCGATGACGAGATCACTCCAGACGAGATCAAACGCCTCAAGGAGGCGATTGCAAATGCGCCGGACGAACCAGCGGAGGAGTTCTAA
- a CDS encoding MFS transporter has product MTAKKRSPLYVTSLIAGAFFMENLDGTIIATALPQMARSFHVGAVSLNIGMTAYLLTLAVFIPISGWVADRFGSRSVFASAIVIFTVASLLCGISKTLTQFTLMRILQGIGGAMMVPVGRLVVLRNTPKDQLAQAIAYISWPGLTALVLGPAIGGFITTYWSWHWIFFLNLPLGIAALVLTLLWIENVRAEEVHPFDWLTFALGGAASSGAVYAMEKLGAEGQHWQGPVAILLLSLLSGVAAIVIARRRPTTSFIDLESMKLKTYSLSVYGASLFRISVSVLPFLLPLMFQIAFGMSAFHSGLYLLALFLGDLSMKSVVIQLLRRFGFRRLLIMNGLITTASMMACAALGPATPPALIAAILFFHGAFRSLEFTCMTTLAYSEITPERMSRANGFLSAVMQLSMGLGVAVGAITLRFIAHARGHSAAMPQLLDFRLAILAIAVLSLGPVFDSLSLPPDAGSTTSGHLHNELEVTPV; this is encoded by the coding sequence ATGACTGCAAAGAAACGCTCTCCGCTGTACGTTACATCGCTGATCGCGGGAGCATTTTTTATGGAGAACCTCGACGGTACGATTATCGCTACCGCCCTTCCCCAGATGGCGCGCAGCTTCCACGTTGGCGCCGTCAGCCTCAACATTGGTATGACCGCATATTTGCTTACACTGGCGGTCTTTATTCCAATCAGCGGCTGGGTGGCCGACCGTTTCGGTTCCCGCTCGGTGTTTGCATCGGCCATCGTCATCTTCACCGTGGCATCGCTCCTCTGCGGTATCTCAAAGACGCTGACACAATTCACGCTGATGCGCATCCTGCAAGGCATCGGCGGGGCCATGATGGTTCCTGTCGGCCGCCTGGTCGTACTGCGCAACACGCCGAAGGACCAGCTCGCGCAGGCCATCGCCTATATAAGCTGGCCGGGCCTTACAGCTCTAGTGCTGGGCCCTGCGATTGGCGGCTTTATTACGACCTACTGGAGCTGGCACTGGATCTTCTTCCTCAACCTTCCCCTTGGCATCGCCGCCCTTGTTCTTACGCTGCTTTGGATTGAGAACGTTCGCGCCGAAGAGGTCCATCCGTTTGACTGGTTGACCTTCGCGCTTGGCGGAGCGGCATCATCGGGCGCCGTCTATGCCATGGAAAAACTCGGAGCGGAGGGGCAACACTGGCAGGGCCCGGTCGCGATTCTATTGTTGAGTCTTCTTAGCGGGGTAGCAGCGATCGTCATCGCGCGACGCAGACCCACAACTTCGTTCATCGATCTGGAATCGATGAAGCTAAAGACGTACTCTCTCTCTGTTTATGGAGCCAGTCTCTTCCGCATCTCAGTCTCGGTCCTTCCGTTTCTGTTGCCGCTCATGTTTCAGATCGCCTTCGGCATGAGCGCCTTTCACTCCGGTCTTTATCTGCTCGCTCTCTTCCTTGGCGACCTCAGCATGAAGTCCGTCGTGATTCAACTGCTCCGGCGCTTCGGCTTCCGCAGACTTCTCATCATGAACGGATTGATCACGACGGCGTCGATGATGGCGTGCGCCGCGCTCGGTCCGGCGACTCCTCCAGCTTTGATCGCCGCCATTCTGTTCTTTCACGGCGCGTTCCGGTCGCTCGAGTTCACCTGCATGACGACGCTCGCGTACTCCGAGATCACCCCGGAGCGCATGAGCCGCGCCAACGGCTTCCTGAGTGCTGTCATGCAGCTCAGCATGGGGCTGGGCGTTGCGGTGGGAGCCATCACGTTGCGCTTCATCGCGCACGCGCGTGGCCACTCTGCCGCAATGCCCCAGCTTCTGGACTTCCGGCTCGCGATTCTGGCCATCGCCGTGCTGTCGCTTGGACCGGTCTTCGACAGTCTTAGCCTGCCACCCGATGCGGGATCGACCACCAGCGGTCATCTTCATAACGAGCTGGAAGTCACTCCGGTCTAA